One part of the Glycine max cultivar Williams 82 chromosome 14, Glycine_max_v4.0, whole genome shotgun sequence genome encodes these proteins:
- the LOC100783378 gene encoding uncharacterized protein isoform X2, producing the protein MAFGWLQLTGNVGSIIGGLFSVLIAPITVFGIPGWRISFHIVGLISIIVGALVYLFANDPHFSDNGTNSRRQAPNKTFWSEVKDLVQESKSVLKISSFQIIVAQGVTGSFPWSALSFAPMWLELTGFSHEKTAFLMGLFVVASSIGGLFGGKMGDILSKRYPNSGRIILAQISSGSAIPLAALLLIGLPDDPSTIISHGLVLIIMGLLISWNGPATNNPIFAEIVPERSRTSVYAMDRSFESILSSFAPPAVGILAQHVYGYKPIPEGSSESQEILTDRENAASLAKSLYTAIGIPMALCCIIYTFLYRTYPRDRERAKMEALIESEMQLIESGGLAMDREFESEELSIVDYDDGDIDDDENTLLYRQLTLSKE; encoded by the exons ATGGCTTTTGGATGGCTTCAACTAACAGGAAATGTTGGATCAATTATTGGAGGCCTCTTCTCAGTGTTGATAGCTCCAATAACAGTCTTTGGTATCCCTGGTTGGAGAATTTCCTTTCATATTGTGGGATTAATAAGCATTATAGTAGGTGCTTTAGTATACCTCTTTGCCAATGATCCACACTTCTCAGATAATGGTACAAACAGTAGAAGGCAAGCtccaaataaaacattttggtcTGAAGTGAAAGATCTGGTTCAGGAATCCAAGTCAGTTTTGAAGATTTCATCTTTTCAGATTATTGTTGCCCAGGGTGTCACTGGCTCCTTTCCCTGGTCTGCTTTATCATTTGCACCAATGTGGTTAGAGCTGACTGGCTTCTCCCATGAGAAAACTGCTTTCCTCATGGGTTTGTTTGTGGTTGCCAGTTCTATTGGGGGATTGTTTGGAGGAAAGATGGGAGATATCCTATCCAAGCGCTATCCAAATTCTGGGAGGATAATTCTGGCACAGATAAGCTCTGGATCAGCAATCCCCCTAGCAGCACTTCTTTTGATTGGTTTGCCAGATGATCCATCCACGATAATATCTCATGGTTTGGTTCTAATCATTATGGGGCTCTTGATATCTTGGAATGGTCCAGCTACGAATAA TCCAATTTTTGCAGAGATAGTTCCAGAGAGATCCCGCACAAGTGTATATGCCATGGACCGATCTTTTGAATCTATACTATCATCTTTTGCTCCCCCTGCAGTGGGGATTTTGGCCCAGCATGTTTATGGGTATAAGCCCATTCCTGAAGGGTCTAGTGAATCTCAAGAGATTTTAACAGACAGAGAGAATGCTGCATCATTGGCGAAGTCTCTTTACACTGCAATAGGAATTCCAATGGCTCTATGCTGTATAATCTACACATTTCTTTATAGGACCTATCCGAGAGACAGGGAACGTGCTAAGATGGAGGCTTTAATAGAATCAGAGATGCAGCTAATCGAATCAGGTGGTTTAGCTATGGATAGAGAGTTTGAGTCAGAGGAATTGTCTATTGTGGATTATGATGATGGTGATATTGATGATGATGAGAACACATTACTCTACAGGCAGTTGACACTTTCCAAAGAATAG
- the LOC100788865 gene encoding putative pumilio homolog 8, chloroplastic, with protein MRNEELGTWLNGFSNNNSILHRGHVTSPPQPQPSSSVFSMIHDDGVDIDAMLCSDFARMSVFHELGNVGAKTRGYGANVMDSSYPHAFLNSHSPCSFDAHAHVHEEMGTPLPTWGVSVPSDVKGHTFGPPMESSSHTQRSNTCYGHVPLQNPFHATRPFVVDCDVKKPIVFSQSQTMMQPKIAMNVNTPSSHCFPAAKERGTTSVAVTTNGDFSHSRGNTLGFQFDGGFVLQEKNVKCYAGRGCHSLWGCKESLPLLVQQAVGEELPQLIPPRVAPTRHEKNGILASDVSLSLRPLLYNFSPLSKFHGYIYYLAKHQNGCRFLQRMIDEGTSEHVLIVFNGVIDDVVELMVDPFGNYLVQKLLDVGGDDERLQVVSMLTKEPGQLIKTSLNIHGTRVVQKLITTVDSRKQIAMLMSAIQSGFLALIKDLNGNHVIQRCLQYFSCKDNEFIFYAATKFCVEIATHQHGCCVLQRCIDYSTGKYQDKLVKEICRHGLLLAQDPFGNYVVQYIIEMENPTASFKLHSQFKGNYTNLSMQKYSSHVVEKCLVHLAEIKSRIVQEFLSFPHFEQLLQDLYGNYVVQRALGVTKGFLHASLAEAVRPYKMLRTSPYCKRVFSRNLLNK; from the exons ATGAGAAATGAAGAACTAGGAACTTGGTTGAACGGGTTTTCCAACAACAACAGCATCCTTCACCGTGGCCACGTCACCTCACCACCACAACCTCAACCTTCTTCGAGTGTTTTCTCCATGATCCATGATGATGGTGTTGATATTGATGCGATGCTGTGTAGTGATTTTGCTAGAATGAGTGTTTTTCACGAACTAGGGAATGTTGGTGCCAAAACCAGAGGATATGGTGCTAATGTTATGGATTCATCATACCCACATGCATTCTTAAACTCACACTCACCTTGTTCTTTTGATGCACATGCACATGTTCATGAAGAAATGGGTACCCCATTACCTACTTGGGGTGTTTCAGTTCCTTCTGATGTGAAGGGACACACTTTTGGACCCCCAATGGAGTCTTCTTCTCATACCCAAAGGAGCAACACTTGCTATGGGCACGTTCCACTGCAAAACCCATTTCATGCTACAAGGCCTTTTGTAGTGGATTGTGATGTGAAAAAACCCATTGTGTTCTCTCAAAGTCAAACCATGATGCAACCAAAGATTGCTATGAATGTAAACACGCCATCATCACATTGTTTCCCTGCAGCAAAAGAAAGAGGAACAACAAGTGTAGCTGTAACCACCAATGGTGATTTTTCTCACTCTAGAGGGAACACTTTGGGGTTTCAATTTGACGGTGGTTTTGTCCTACAAGAGAAGAATGTAAAATGCTATGCTGGTAGAGGGTGTCATTCTTTGTGGGGTTGCAAAGAGAGTTTACCTTTACTAGTTCAACAAGCAGTGGGAGAGGAACTTCCTCAACTCATTCCTCCTCGTGTTGCTCCCACTAGACATGAAAAGAATGGCATTCTCGCCAGCGATGTTTCGCTTTCTCTGCGGCCATTGTTGTACAATTTTAGTCCTTTGTCTAAGTTCCATGGCTACATTTACTACCTGGCTAAGCACCAGAACGGTTGCCGCTTCCTGCAGAGGATGATTGATGAGGGCACCTCTGAACATGTGCTAATAGTGTTCAATGGAGTCATAGATGATGTTGTTGAGCTTATGGTGGACCCTTTTGGCAACTACCTTGTGCAGAAGTTGCTTGATGTGGGCGGAGATGATGAAAGGTTGCAGGTTGTGTCAATGTTGACAAAAGAACCAGGGCAGCTAATCAAAACCTCTTTGAATATACACGG GACTCGGGTGGTTCAGAAGCTGATCACGACTGTCGACTCTAGAAAACAAATTGCAATGCTTATGTCTGCTATTCAATCTGGTTTTCTTGCTCTTATTAAGGATCTAAATGGGAATCATGTCATACAGCGTTGCTTGCAATACTTTAGCTGTAAAGATAATGAG tttattttttatgctgCTACAAAGTTTTGTGTGGAGATAGCTACTCATCAACATGGGTGTTGTGTATTACAACGTTGCATTGATTATTCCACCGGAAAATACCAAGATAAACTGGTAAAGGAAATATGCAGACATGGGCTTCTACTTGCTCAAGATCCATTTGG AAATTATGTTGTTCAGTATATTATAGAGATGGAGAACCCAACTGCCTCATTCAAACTGCATTCTCAGTTCAAAGGGAACTACACCAACCTCTCAATGCAAAAATATAGCAGTCATGTGGTTGAAAAATGCCTCGTGCATCTTGCAGAGATCAAGTCAAGGATAGTCCAagaatttttatcttttcctcACTTTGAGCAGTTGCTACAAGACCTATATGGCAACTATGTTGTTCAACGTGCTCTCGGAGTGACCAAG GGCTTTCTGCATGCATCTCTAGCTGAAGCAGTTCGCCCCTACAAAATGTTGCGCACCAGCCCTTATTGCAAAAGGGTTTTCTCGAGGAACCTGCTTAACAAGTGA
- the LOC100789394 gene encoding annexin D2-like, with protein MRTKLYLNDCGLQNSLNFIGTIKPFLILPLVSSYRYEGDEVNLNLAKTEAKLLHEKISNKAYNDDDFIRILATRSRAQINATLNHYKDAFGKDINKNLKADPKDEFLSLLRATVKCLISPEKYFEKVVRLAINKRGTDEGALTRVVATRAEVDLKIIADECQMRNSVPLERAIVKDTTGDYEKMLVALLGHDDA; from the exons ATGAGAACTAAATTGTATCTCAATGACTGTGGGCTGCAGAATAGCCTCAACTTCATTGGAACAATTAAGCCTTTT ctCATACTACCTCTGGTTAGTTCTTATCGTTATGAAGGAGACGAGGTCAACTTGAACCTGGCAAAAACTGAGGCAAAATTGCTACATGAGAAGATTTCAAACAAGGCTTATAATGATGACGACTTCATCAGGATCTTGGCCACAAGGAGCAGAGCACAGATTAATGCTACTTTGAACCACTACAAAGATGCATTTGGAAAAGACATCAACAAG AACCTGAAGGCTGATCCAAAGGACGAGTTCCTGTCTTTACTAAGAGCAACTGTGAAGTGCTTGATCAGTCCGGAGAAGTACTTTGAGAAGGTTGTTCGGTTGGCTATCAACAAGCGAGGAACCGATGAAGGAGCCCTTACAAGAGTGGTGGCCACAAGGGCTGAGGTTGATTTGAAAATCATAGCAGATGAGTGTCAAATGAGGAACAGTGTGCCTCTTGAACGTGCCATTGTTAAGGACACAACTGGTGACTATGAGAAAATGCTTGTGGCGCTTTTAGGACATGATGATGCTTGA
- the LOC100783916 gene encoding sugar transport protein 5 isoform X2: MAVGGFSLDASSANNGFDGKITLSVVITCIVAASSGLIFGYDIGITGGVTTMKPFLEKFFPAILKKAASAKTNVYCVYDNQLLTLFTSSLHLAGLVSSLLASRVTTALGRRNTMIFGGCIFFAGGAINGAAENIAMLILGRILLGLGVGFTNQATPVYLSEIAPPKWRGAFSTGFQFFVGMGVVAANCINYGTARHPWGWRVSLGLATVPATIITIGAFLIPDTPSSLVERNQIPQARNALRKVRGPTADVELELQHISKAVKGGGFGTIFEEQYRPELVMVFAIPLSQQLTGINIVAFYAPNLFQSVGFGSDSALLSAVILGLVNLGSILVSTAVVDRFGRRFLFIAGGIQMLLCMIAVAVVLAVVSGVHGTEHISKGKAILVLVLFCFYAAGFGWSWGPLCWLIPSEIIPMKIRSTGQSIAVAVQFLTVFVLSQTFLTMLCHFKFGAFLFYAGWIALITIFVILFLPETKGIPLDLMCAIWGKHWYWSRFTVRGQVNQDN, translated from the exons ATGGCCGTTGGGGGATTCTCCCTTGATGCTTCTTCAGCCAACAATGGCTTCGACGGCAAGATAACACTCTCAGTTGTCATCACATGCATCGTTGCTGCATCCAGTGGTCTAATTTTTGGATATGACATCGGAATTACAG GTGGTGTCACTACGATGAAACCATTTCTTGAAAAATTCTTCCCAGCAATATTGAAAAAGGCTGCTAGCGCAAAAACAAACGTGTATTGTGTATATGACAATCAGTTGTTGACATTATTTACGTCTTCCCTTCACCTGGCGGGGCTAGTTTCGTCTCTCTTGGCCAGCCGCGTCACGACGGCGTTAGGTCGGAGAAACACCATGATTTTTGGTGGTTGCATCTTTTTTGCCGGTGGTGCCATTAATGGTGCTGCTGAAAATATTGCTATGTTAATCTTGGGTCGTATCTTGCTTGGTCTTGGAGTCGGTTTCACAAATCAA GCAACGCCGGTGTACCTATCCGAAATTGCTCCTCCCAAATGGCGAGGCGCATTTAGCACTGGGTTCCAATTCTTTGTCGGCATGGGTGTGGTGGCCGCAAACTGCATAAACTATGGCACCGCACGACATCCATGGGGGTGGCGTGTGTCCCTCGGCCTCGCCACGGTCCCCGCAACCATCATCACTATTGGAGCATTCCTAATCCCTGACACCCCAAGTAGCCTAGTGGAGCGCAACCAAATACCCCAAGCCAGAAACGCTCTCCGCAAAGTGCGTGGCCCCACTGCTGATGTTGAACTCGAATTGCAACAC ATTTCAAAAGCCGTGAAAGGGGGAGGTTTTGGGACCATTTTTGAGGAGCAGTATCGGCCTGAGTTGGTGATGGTGTTCGCGATTCCGTTGTCTCAGCAGCTGACGGGGATCAACATTGTTGCCTTTTATGCGCCAAATCTGTTTCAGTCTGTGGGATTTGGCAGTGACTCGGCTTTACTTTCGGCTGTTATATTGGGGCTTGTCAACCTTGGTTCCATTCTTGTCTCAACTGCTGTTGTTGATCGCTTTGGTCGAAGGTTCTTGTTCATTGCAGGTGGCATTCAAATGCTTCTTTGCATG ATTGCTGTGGCTGTTGTGCTAGCAGTGGTGAGTGGTGTTCATGGTACAGAACACATTTCAAAGGGCAAAGCCATATTAGTACTGGTGTTATTTTGCTTCTACGCTGCAGGTTTTGGTTGGTCGTGGGGCCCTCTTTGCTGGCTAATTCCAAGTGAGATAATTCCAATGAAAATCAGATCCACTGGACAAAGCATAGCTGTGGCTGTGCAGTTCTTAACAGTATTTGTTTTATCCCAAACATTCTTGACAATGCTATGCCACTTTAAGTTTGGAGCTTTTCTCTTCTACGCGGGTTGGATTGCACTCATCACCATCTTTGTTATACTGTTCTTGCCCGAGACCAAAGGTATTCCTTTGGATTTAATGTGTGCAATATGGGGCAAACACTGGTATTGGAGCCGGTTTACTGTTAGAGGACAAGTTAACCAAGATAATTGA
- the LOC100783916 gene encoding sugar transport protein 5 isoform X1, with protein MAVGGFSLDASSANNGFDGKITLSVVITCIVAASSGLIFGYDIGITGGVTTMKPFLEKFFPAILKKAASAKTNVYCVYDNQLLTLFTSSLHLAGLVSSLLASRVTTALGRRNTMIFGGCIFFAGGAINGAAENIAMLILGRILLGLGVGFTNQATPVYLSEIAPPKWRGAFSTGFQFFVGMGVVAANCINYGTARHPWGWRVSLGLATVPATIITIGAFLIPDTPSSLVERNQIPQARNALRKVRGPTADVELELQHVIQSSQISKAVKGGGFGTIFEEQYRPELVMVFAIPLSQQLTGINIVAFYAPNLFQSVGFGSDSALLSAVILGLVNLGSILVSTAVVDRFGRRFLFIAGGIQMLLCMIAVAVVLAVVSGVHGTEHISKGKAILVLVLFCFYAAGFGWSWGPLCWLIPSEIIPMKIRSTGQSIAVAVQFLTVFVLSQTFLTMLCHFKFGAFLFYAGWIALITIFVILFLPETKGIPLDLMCAIWGKHWYWSRFTVRGQVNQDN; from the exons ATGGCCGTTGGGGGATTCTCCCTTGATGCTTCTTCAGCCAACAATGGCTTCGACGGCAAGATAACACTCTCAGTTGTCATCACATGCATCGTTGCTGCATCCAGTGGTCTAATTTTTGGATATGACATCGGAATTACAG GTGGTGTCACTACGATGAAACCATTTCTTGAAAAATTCTTCCCAGCAATATTGAAAAAGGCTGCTAGCGCAAAAACAAACGTGTATTGTGTATATGACAATCAGTTGTTGACATTATTTACGTCTTCCCTTCACCTGGCGGGGCTAGTTTCGTCTCTCTTGGCCAGCCGCGTCACGACGGCGTTAGGTCGGAGAAACACCATGATTTTTGGTGGTTGCATCTTTTTTGCCGGTGGTGCCATTAATGGTGCTGCTGAAAATATTGCTATGTTAATCTTGGGTCGTATCTTGCTTGGTCTTGGAGTCGGTTTCACAAATCAA GCAACGCCGGTGTACCTATCCGAAATTGCTCCTCCCAAATGGCGAGGCGCATTTAGCACTGGGTTCCAATTCTTTGTCGGCATGGGTGTGGTGGCCGCAAACTGCATAAACTATGGCACCGCACGACATCCATGGGGGTGGCGTGTGTCCCTCGGCCTCGCCACGGTCCCCGCAACCATCATCACTATTGGAGCATTCCTAATCCCTGACACCCCAAGTAGCCTAGTGGAGCGCAACCAAATACCCCAAGCCAGAAACGCTCTCCGCAAAGTGCGTGGCCCCACTGCTGATGTTGAACTCGAATTGCAACACGTGATTCAATCGTCCcag ATTTCAAAAGCCGTGAAAGGGGGAGGTTTTGGGACCATTTTTGAGGAGCAGTATCGGCCTGAGTTGGTGATGGTGTTCGCGATTCCGTTGTCTCAGCAGCTGACGGGGATCAACATTGTTGCCTTTTATGCGCCAAATCTGTTTCAGTCTGTGGGATTTGGCAGTGACTCGGCTTTACTTTCGGCTGTTATATTGGGGCTTGTCAACCTTGGTTCCATTCTTGTCTCAACTGCTGTTGTTGATCGCTTTGGTCGAAGGTTCTTGTTCATTGCAGGTGGCATTCAAATGCTTCTTTGCATG ATTGCTGTGGCTGTTGTGCTAGCAGTGGTGAGTGGTGTTCATGGTACAGAACACATTTCAAAGGGCAAAGCCATATTAGTACTGGTGTTATTTTGCTTCTACGCTGCAGGTTTTGGTTGGTCGTGGGGCCCTCTTTGCTGGCTAATTCCAAGTGAGATAATTCCAATGAAAATCAGATCCACTGGACAAAGCATAGCTGTGGCTGTGCAGTTCTTAACAGTATTTGTTTTATCCCAAACATTCTTGACAATGCTATGCCACTTTAAGTTTGGAGCTTTTCTCTTCTACGCGGGTTGGATTGCACTCATCACCATCTTTGTTATACTGTTCTTGCCCGAGACCAAAGGTATTCCTTTGGATTTAATGTGTGCAATATGGGGCAAACACTGGTATTGGAGCCGGTTTACTGTTAGAGGACAAGTTAACCAAGATAATTGA
- the LOC100790450 gene encoding sugar transport protein 5, with protein sequence MAIEGFAVDASSANGFNGKITLSVVITCIVAASSGLIFGYDLGITGGVTTMKPFLEKFFPAILIKAASAKTNMYCVYDDQLLTLFTSSLFLAGLVSSLLASHITTALGRRNTMIFGGCIFFAGGAINAAAVNIGMLILGRILLGIGVGFTNQATPVYLSEIAPPKWRGAFNTGFQLFNNIGVVAANCVNYGTARLPWGWRVSLGLAMVPATIMTMGALLIPDTPSSLVERNHIDQARNALRKVRGPTADVEPELQQLIESSQVSKAMERESFAVIFEHRYRPQLVMAFAIPLSQQLSGINTVAFYAPNLFQSVVIGNNSALLSAVILGLVNLASTLVSTAVVDRFGRRLLFIVGGIQMLLCMISVAVVLAVGSGVHGTDQISKGNSIAVLVLLCFYAAGFAWSLGPLCWLIPSEIFPMKIRSTGQSIAIAVQFLTTFVLSQTFLTMLCHFKFGAFLFYAGWLVLITIFVILFLPETRGISLDSMYAIWGKHWYWRRFVGEGQVIQPR encoded by the exons ATGGCCATTGAGGGATTCGCCGTTGATGCTTCTTCAGCCAATGGCTTCAACGGCAAGATAACACTCTCAGTTGTCATCACTTGCATCGTCGCAGCATCCAGTGGTCTAATTTTTGGATATGACCTCGGAATtacag gaggCGTGACTACGATGAAACCATTTCTTGAAAAATTCTTCCCAGCGATATTGATAAAGGCTGCTAGCGCAAAAACAAACATGTATTGTGTGTATGACGATCAGTTGTTGACATTATTTACGTCCTCCCTTTTTCTCGCGGGGCTTGTTTCATCTCTCTTGGCCAGCCACATCACGACGGCGTTGGGTCGGAGAAACACCATGATCTTCGGTGGCTGCATCTTTTTTGCCGGTGGTGCCATTAATGCTGCTGCTGTAAATATTGGTATGCTCATATTGGGTCGTATCTTGCTTGGCATTGGAGTTGGTTTCACTAATCAA GCCACGCCGGTATATCTTTCTGAAATAGCCCCACCCAAATGGCGAGGTGCGTTCAACACAGGCTTCCAATTGTTCAACAACATTGGCGTGGTGGCGGCCAATTGCGTAAACTACGGCACTGCGCGGCTGCCATGGGGGTGGCGCGTGTCCCTCGGTCTTGCCATGGTCCCCGCAACCATCATGACAATGGGTGCCCTCCTAATCCCGGACACTCCAAGCAGCTTAGTAGAGCGCAACCACATAGATCAAGCCAGAAACGCCTTGCGCAAAGTGCGGGGCCCCACTGCTGATGTGGAACCCGAATTGCAACAATTGATTGAATCCTCACAG GTTTCGAAAGCCATGGAACGGGAAAGTTTTGCAGTCATTTTTGAGCACCGGTATAGGCCCCAGTTGGTGATGGCGTTTGCGATTCCGTTGTCTCAGCAACTTTCGGGGATCAACACTGTCGCCTTTTATGCGCCAAACCTGTTTCAGTCTGTGGTAATCGGCAATAACTCGGCGTTGCTTTCGGCTGTTATACTGGGACTCGTCAACCTTGCTTCCACTCTTGTCTCAACTGCTGTTGTTGATCGATTTGGTCGAAGGCTCTTATTCATTGTGGGTGGCATTCAAATGCTACTTTGCATG ATTTCGGTGGCTGTTGTGTTGGCAGTGGGGAGTGGTGTTCATGGTACAGACCAAATTTCAAAGGGCAACTCCATTGCTGTGCTGGTGCTATTGTGCTTCTACGCCGCAGGTTTTGCTTGGTCGTTGGGCCCTCTTTGCTGGCTGATTCCAAGTGAGATATTCCCAATGAAGATCAGATCCACGGGACAAAGCATAGCCATTGCTGTGCAGTTCTTGACAACATTTGTTTTATCCCAGACATTCTTGACAATGCTATGCCACTTTAAGTTTGGAGCTTTTCTCTTCTACGCTGGTTGGCTTGTACTCATCACCATCTTTGTTATACTGTTCTTGCCCGAGACCAGAGGCATTTCTTTGGATTCCATGTATGCAATATGGGGCAAACACTGGTATTGGCGCCGGTTTGTTGGTGAAGGACAAGTTATACAACCAAGATAA